In a genomic window of Candidatus Eisenbacteria bacterium:
- a CDS encoding Rne/Rng family ribonuclease, translating to MRREIIINASPSETRIAILEDKELVEVMVERPEAVRRVGDIYKGRVNAVLPGMQAAFVDLGLEKSAFLHASDLMPDDSEFEDEDEEENGDDRGRRGGGGRGRREEAAPRIEDALKKGQEVLVQITKEPIGTKGPRVTTQVSLPGRFLVYMPAHEHVGVSRKIEDRTERSRLKTLLRELRPKGAGVIVRTVGAEQGRKEFQSDIRYLEQLWEKIEKQSERSRAPVLLHQEMEFTTGLIRDIFTEDVQQLVIDSKEEHREILRYLSTYAPELKTRVKHYRGEAPVFDHFGIETEIEKAMERKVWLKKGGYITIDQTEALVAVDVNTGRFTGKKSQEETILKTNLEAAEEIARQLRLRDLGGIIVLDFIDMEDEGNRKQVIDTLRNRLKRDRARTKAFAVSELGLVEMTRQRQRPSLANYFTENCAACEGTGRVLSLSSATLKIERMLRRVGQRSRDKQLLLRVHPDVAVHLVEQNADRLEAVERQYRLRLEIRDDPSLRRDEIRLFRGKTFEEITKQFEH from the coding sequence ATGCGCCGAGAAATCATCATTAACGCATCCCCCAGCGAGACGCGGATCGCCATCCTCGAGGACAAGGAGCTCGTCGAGGTGATGGTCGAGCGTCCCGAGGCGGTGCGCCGCGTGGGGGACATCTACAAGGGACGGGTCAACGCGGTGCTGCCGGGCATGCAGGCGGCGTTCGTGGACCTGGGGCTCGAGAAGAGCGCGTTCCTCCATGCGTCCGACCTCATGCCGGACGACTCGGAGTTCGAGGACGAGGACGAGGAGGAGAACGGCGACGACCGCGGCCGGCGTGGCGGCGGCGGACGGGGCCGGCGCGAAGAGGCCGCCCCCCGTATCGAGGACGCGCTCAAGAAGGGCCAGGAGGTCCTGGTCCAGATCACGAAGGAGCCGATCGGGACGAAGGGGCCGCGGGTCACCACCCAGGTCTCGCTTCCGGGGCGGTTCCTCGTGTACATGCCGGCGCACGAGCACGTCGGCGTGTCGCGGAAGATCGAGGACCGGACGGAGCGGTCGCGTCTGAAGACGCTCCTCCGCGAGCTTCGCCCGAAGGGGGCGGGCGTGATCGTCCGCACCGTGGGCGCCGAGCAGGGACGGAAGGAGTTCCAGAGCGACATCCGGTATCTGGAGCAGCTCTGGGAGAAGATCGAGAAGCAGTCGGAGCGGTCCCGGGCCCCCGTGCTCCTCCATCAGGAGATGGAGTTCACGACCGGGCTGATCCGCGACATCTTCACCGAGGACGTCCAGCAGCTCGTCATCGATTCGAAGGAGGAGCATCGCGAGATCCTTCGCTACCTGAGCACGTACGCGCCGGAGCTGAAGACGCGGGTGAAGCACTACCGCGGCGAGGCGCCCGTCTTCGATCACTTCGGCATCGAGACCGAGATCGAGAAGGCGATGGAGCGGAAGGTCTGGCTGAAGAAGGGCGGCTACATCACGATCGACCAGACCGAAGCGCTCGTGGCGGTCGACGTGAACACGGGCCGATTCACGGGGAAGAAGAGCCAGGAGGAGACGATCCTCAAGACGAACCTCGAGGCCGCGGAGGAGATCGCGCGGCAGCTCCGGCTCCGGGACCTGGGCGGCATCATCGTCCTCGACTTCATCGACATGGAGGACGAGGGGAACCGGAAGCAGGTGATCGACACGCTCCGGAACCGGCTGAAGCGGGACCGGGCCCGAACGAAGGCGTTCGCGGTGAGCGAGCTGGGCCTGGTCGAGATGACCCGGCAGCGGCAGCGCCCGAGCCTCGCGAACTACTTCACGGAGAACTGCGCCGCGTGCGAGGGGACGGGTCGCGTGCTCTCCCTCTCGTCCGCGACGCTGAAGATCGAGCGCATGCTCCGCCGCGTGGGGCAGCGCTCGCGGGACAAGCAGCTCCTCCTCCGGGTGCATCCCGACGTGGCGGTGCACCTGGTCGAGCAGAACGCGGACCGGCTGGAAGCGGTCGAGCGGCAGTACCGGCTCCGGCTCGAGATCCGGGACGATCCGTCGCTCCGGCGCGACGAGATCCGCCTCTTCCGGGGGAAGACCTTCGAGGAGATCACCAAGCAGTTCGAGCACTAG
- a CDS encoding TIGR03960 family B12-binding radical SAM protein, whose protein sequence is MDKLRLLDEAYLPLVTKPSRYTGSFLHAARKDPSQARVRLLLCFPDLYEIGMSYLGLKILYHIVNKRPDGVAELCFTPWGDMERLMRSEGLPLYSLESRTPAREFDLIGFSIQYELSYTNVLTMIDLAQIPLRTRDRREDDPILIAGGLCTINPEPLAPFLDGFVIGDGEEVIQELCDLMAERRETKMPRSEALRRMGAIEGVYVPALYAEVTNGYGFVAREPLADAPASKPRFRYVSSLLPEYYPERPLISPTEITHDRLGVEVMRGCTRGCRFCLAGYMNRPLREKRADQVVKEVQCGIVHAGWDEVSLLSLSTTDYKQLPVVLHELDRFTNDLGVSVSLPSTRVGTLAPSVADKIGQGRKGSITFAPEAGTQRMRDVINKGIDEAELEYSVKLARDQGWGGIKFYFMIGLPTETEADVDGIAETLRKSAEWARGGNKRMHFNVGISPHVPKPHTPFQWEVQDDIDTLWRKIDRLKLGFRGMNNVRLKWRDPKTAFLEGVFARGDARTGDALETAWRMGARFDGWSECFDFDLWMRAFEAIGMNPAVYLNPRDLDEQLPWDHIRTPVVKKFLIAERAKAYAAALTPDCRDHACYRCGAPCFTPKAREGRQVSLQLAPGQGAPPKSLDFAVPPDVTREDIRSRVAELEAKPIETLRSPAESVPTPAPSQTPVERQGPTNGNGTGNGNGAPAPAGTYGRRRRVWPTTNRGPQATRYRVSYEKEGLARFTSHLDLVRIFDRAIRVAKVPIAFTQGFNRHAKIAYGPPLSLGATSAAEYFDLDLAQACPWTGVLAMNDVLPEGIRITDGRPFTKSSESLMAAITRADYHVALTPHLVDTLARGENLHRVRQELETSIASLLGASEWMVAKQSHGQKGKLVNARPAVASLTMEPEGVGVRLASRLQATGYLRADLLFRSLLPSLEFDPRLLLVRREALWVERGGALRTPLEALEDSAFWKPVPVDPSETGPSDPPLEVNAPRNHH, encoded by the coding sequence ATGGACAAGCTGCGTCTACTGGATGAAGCCTACCTGCCGCTCGTCACCAAGCCGAGCCGGTACACGGGAAGCTTCCTCCATGCCGCGCGAAAGGATCCGTCCCAGGCCCGCGTCCGACTCCTGCTCTGTTTTCCCGATCTCTACGAGATCGGGATGTCGTACCTCGGCCTGAAGATCCTCTATCACATCGTCAACAAGCGGCCCGACGGAGTCGCCGAGCTCTGCTTCACGCCCTGGGGCGACATGGAGCGGCTCATGCGATCGGAGGGCCTTCCGCTCTACTCGCTCGAGTCGCGCACGCCGGCCCGCGAGTTCGATCTCATCGGCTTCTCGATCCAGTACGAGCTCTCGTACACGAACGTGCTCACGATGATCGACCTGGCGCAGATCCCGCTTCGCACCCGGGACCGTCGCGAGGACGACCCCATCCTGATCGCGGGAGGTCTCTGCACGATCAACCCGGAGCCCCTGGCGCCGTTCCTCGACGGCTTCGTGATCGGGGACGGGGAGGAGGTCATCCAGGAGCTCTGCGACCTCATGGCGGAGCGGCGCGAGACCAAGATGCCGCGATCCGAGGCGCTCCGGCGCATGGGCGCGATCGAAGGCGTCTACGTGCCCGCGCTCTACGCGGAGGTCACGAACGGTTACGGATTCGTCGCGCGCGAGCCGCTCGCGGACGCGCCGGCCTCGAAGCCCCGGTTCCGATACGTCTCCTCGCTCCTGCCCGAGTACTACCCGGAGCGTCCCCTGATCTCGCCGACCGAGATCACGCACGACCGCCTTGGCGTCGAGGTGATGCGAGGCTGCACGCGCGGGTGCCGCTTCTGCCTCGCGGGCTACATGAACCGCCCGCTCCGGGAGAAGCGCGCGGATCAGGTCGTGAAGGAAGTGCAGTGCGGCATCGTCCACGCGGGTTGGGACGAGGTCTCGCTCCTCTCCCTCTCGACCACCGACTACAAGCAGCTCCCGGTCGTGCTCCACGAGCTGGACCGGTTCACGAACGATCTCGGCGTGTCGGTCTCGCTCCCTTCCACGCGCGTGGGCACGCTCGCGCCCTCGGTCGCCGACAAGATCGGACAGGGACGGAAGGGGAGCATCACGTTCGCTCCCGAGGCGGGAACGCAGCGGATGCGCGACGTGATCAACAAGGGGATCGACGAGGCGGAGCTCGAGTACTCCGTGAAGCTCGCGCGCGACCAGGGATGGGGCGGGATCAAGTTCTACTTCATGATCGGCCTCCCCACGGAGACCGAGGCCGACGTGGACGGGATCGCCGAGACCCTCCGGAAGTCCGCGGAGTGGGCGCGCGGCGGGAACAAGCGCATGCACTTCAACGTCGGAATCTCCCCGCACGTGCCGAAGCCGCACACCCCGTTCCAGTGGGAGGTGCAGGACGACATCGACACGCTCTGGCGGAAGATCGACCGCCTGAAGCTGGGCTTCCGCGGGATGAACAACGTCCGGCTCAAGTGGCGCGATCCCAAGACCGCGTTCCTCGAAGGCGTGTTCGCGCGCGGGGATGCGCGCACCGGGGACGCGCTCGAGACGGCGTGGCGCATGGGGGCGCGCTTCGACGGGTGGTCGGAGTGCTTCGACTTCGATCTCTGGATGCGCGCGTTCGAGGCGATCGGGATGAACCCGGCCGTCTACCTGAATCCGCGCGACCTGGACGAGCAGCTTCCGTGGGACCACATCCGCACCCCCGTCGTGAAGAAGTTCCTGATCGCGGAGCGGGCGAAGGCGTACGCCGCCGCGCTGACGCCGGATTGCCGCGACCACGCGTGCTACCGGTGCGGAGCGCCGTGCTTCACGCCCAAGGCGCGCGAGGGGCGGCAGGTCTCGCTCCAGCTCGCGCCGGGGCAGGGCGCGCCCCCGAAGTCACTCGACTTCGCCGTTCCGCCGGACGTCACCCGTGAGGACATCCGATCGCGGGTCGCGGAGCTCGAGGCCAAACCGATCGAGACGCTCCGGAGCCCGGCGGAGTCCGTTCCGACGCCGGCTCCGTCCCAGACTCCGGTGGAGCGCCAGGGTCCGACGAACGGCAACGGCACCGGAAACGGGAACGGCGCGCCGGCGCCGGCAGGCACCTATGGGCGCCGCCGCCGCGTGTGGCCCACGACGAACCGGGGCCCGCAGGCCACGCGCTACCGCGTGTCCTACGAGAAGGAGGGGCTCGCGCGCTTCACGTCGCACCTCGACCTCGTCCGCATCTTCGACCGGGCGATCCGCGTGGCCAAGGTCCCGATCGCCTTCACGCAGGGATTCAACCGGCACGCCAAGATCGCGTACGGCCCGCCGCTCTCGCTGGGCGCGACCAGCGCGGCCGAGTACTTCGACCTGGATCTCGCGCAGGCCTGTCCGTGGACGGGCGTGCTCGCGATGAACGACGTGCTCCCCGAGGGGATCCGCATCACGGACGGAAGGCCCTTCACGAAGTCCTCGGAGAGTCTCATGGCCGCGATCACGCGGGCCGATTACCACGTGGCGCTGACGCCGCATCTCGTCGATACGCTCGCGCGAGGTGAGAACCTGCACCGCGTGCGGCAGGAGCTCGAGACGAGCATCGCCTCGCTCCTCGGTGCGTCGGAGTGGATGGTGGCGAAGCAGAGCCACGGCCAGAAGGGAAAGCTCGTGAACGCCCGCCCGGCCGTGGCGTCCCTGACCATGGAGCCCGAAGGCGTGGGCGTGCGCCTCGCGTCCCGGCTCCAGGCGACCGGATATCTCAGGGCGGACCTCCTCTTCCGGAGCCTCCTGCCTTCGCTCGAGTTCGATCCGCGGCTTCTCCTCGTCCGTCGCGAAGCGCTGTGGGTGGAGCGTGGTGGAGCGCTCCGCACGCCGCTCGAGGCGCTCGAGGATTCGGCATTCTGGAAACCCGTTCCCGTGGACCCGTCCGAGACGGGCCCTTCGGATCCACCACTCGAGGTGAATGCGCCGAGAAATCATCATTAA
- a CDS encoding ComF family protein — MGWWWWEDAIDAILDRRCPGCAGRIARGREVCDACEALIPRSGTVLCLACLHGDPQADLPAGGACAKHGSSRLAIAGPHYEPTLERILHAYKYEGAHRLAPWMADLLPEPPGKGTAAWREYLLVPVPLHPARRTKRGFDQALRMAEIASGRWGIPLGHLLERVRDHEPQARLDGARRRMNVRGAFRAVTPSLANGRPILLVDDVVTTGSTLLEAASALEEAGASWILALTAAHGGADADGEGETRRAKPKS, encoded by the coding sequence ATGGGGTGGTGGTGGTGGGAGGACGCGATCGACGCGATCCTGGACCGTCGATGTCCGGGATGCGCGGGACGGATCGCGAGAGGGCGCGAGGTGTGTGACGCGTGCGAGGCGCTGATTCCGAGATCCGGAACCGTTCTCTGCCTCGCGTGCCTCCACGGCGACCCGCAGGCGGATCTCCCCGCGGGAGGGGCGTGCGCGAAGCACGGATCCTCGCGTCTCGCGATCGCGGGCCCGCACTACGAGCCCACGCTCGAGCGAATTCTCCACGCGTACAAGTACGAGGGGGCGCACCGCCTCGCTCCCTGGATGGCGGATCTCCTGCCAGAGCCGCCCGGGAAGGGAACGGCGGCATGGCGCGAGTACCTCCTCGTTCCGGTTCCGCTCCATCCCGCCCGGCGCACGAAGCGGGGATTCGACCAGGCCCTCCGCATGGCGGAGATCGCCTCCGGGCGGTGGGGGATTCCTCTGGGGCATCTCCTCGAGCGGGTCCGCGACCACGAGCCACAGGCGAGACTCGACGGGGCACGGCGGAGGATGAACGTCCGCGGCGCGTTTCGGGCCGTGACGCCGTCCCTCGCGAACGGGCGGCCCATCCTCCTGGTCGATGACGTCGTGACCACCGGGAGCACCCTCCTCGAGGCCGCCTCGGCACTCGAGGAGGCGGGAGCGTCCTGGATCCTCGCGCTCACCGCCGCGCACGGAGGCGCGGACGCGGACGGCGAGGGAGAGACCCGCCGCGCGAAGCCGAAATCATGA
- a CDS encoding shikimate dehydrogenase: MTGFRADAGTLRFAVLGYPVRHSLSPRMHEAAFRTLAMSATYEAIEVPPEELGRELARLHAEGYVGLNLTTPHKERAVTLVSGTTAEAREAGAVNTLRREPGGWMGHATDGLGFEAWARDSNVQVRGARVLLVGAGGAARSIAPSLARLMPASVQIVSRTGAHAHDVAARLEALSGRMPVRASALEDEPPANPWDLLIRLLSAADVGPAEARWWRGLADGAAVLEGNYEGRAAGARALAQARGLRFEDGLGLLLQQGVRSFEFWLSVEAPVEAMRQALVSR; encoded by the coding sequence ATGACGGGGTTCCGCGCGGATGCCGGGACCCTGCGGTTCGCCGTGCTGGGGTACCCCGTCCGGCACTCGCTCTCCCCCCGGATGCACGAGGCCGCGTTTCGCACGCTCGCGATGAGCGCGACGTACGAAGCGATCGAGGTTCCGCCGGAGGAGCTCGGGCGGGAGCTCGCCCGCCTCCACGCGGAGGGATACGTCGGGCTCAATCTCACGACGCCGCACAAGGAGCGCGCGGTGACGCTCGTGTCCGGTACGACGGCGGAAGCGCGCGAGGCGGGGGCGGTGAACACGCTGCGGCGGGAACCGGGAGGGTGGATGGGCCACGCGACCGACGGCCTTGGATTCGAGGCGTGGGCGCGCGACTCGAACGTGCAGGTCCGCGGCGCCCGCGTGCTCCTCGTCGGGGCGGGGGGAGCCGCGCGGTCGATCGCGCCGAGCCTGGCCAGGCTCATGCCTGCTTCCGTCCAGATCGTGAGCCGAACGGGTGCGCATGCGCACGACGTGGCGGCGCGATTGGAGGCGCTTTCGGGGCGCATGCCGGTGCGCGCGTCGGCGCTCGAAGACGAACCTCCCGCGAACCCATGGGATCTCCTGATCCGGCTCCTCTCCGCCGCCGATGTCGGACCTGCGGAAGCGCGCTGGTGGCGCGGTCTCGCCGACGGCGCCGCGGTCCTCGAGGGGAATTACGAGGGGCGCGCCGCCGGGGCGCGTGCGCTGGCCCAGGCGCGCGGACTCCGGTTCGAGGACGGACTGGGACTCCTGTTGCAGCAAGGAGTGCGCTCGTTCGAGTTCTGGCTGAGCGTCGAGGCGCCGGTCGAGGCGATGCGGCAAGCACTGGTGTCCCGCTAG
- the lgt gene encoding prolipoprotein diacylglyceryl transferase yields the protein MHPTILKVGSFAIHSYGLLLAVGFLLAIQIFVSRGKRRGIPEDSLHTISLVILVLAIVGGRGLFVLTHWSEYAKDLWGIFRLWEGGLMLYGGYILAIAGGIAYVRRTGLPLWKIADSAAPAMALGIGIGRLGCFLNGCCFGLPTSLPWGIQFPGGSYASYTFPGMPIHPSQLYLALGGIGLFVLLLRLDRAARFDGWLFWTAVAVDAVLRFGIDFTRYYDQTSFLGKVGDLSFNINQILSVLLFLTSMIMLRVLSRRPRETDAASGPEGPEVSGAPASAPAPELKPTLDTPPTR from the coding sequence GTGCACCCGACCATTCTGAAAGTCGGATCCTTCGCGATCCACAGCTACGGCCTCCTCCTGGCCGTCGGATTCCTCCTTGCCATCCAGATCTTCGTGAGCCGCGGGAAGCGGCGCGGAATTCCCGAGGACTCCCTCCACACGATCTCGCTCGTGATCCTGGTCCTGGCGATCGTGGGCGGTCGCGGACTCTTCGTGCTGACGCACTGGAGCGAGTACGCGAAGGATCTCTGGGGGATCTTCCGGCTGTGGGAAGGCGGGCTGATGCTGTACGGAGGGTACATTCTCGCGATCGCGGGGGGGATCGCCTACGTCCGGCGCACGGGACTCCCGCTCTGGAAGATCGCCGACTCGGCGGCTCCGGCCATGGCGCTCGGGATCGGAATCGGGCGACTGGGGTGCTTCCTGAACGGCTGCTGCTTCGGGCTTCCCACGAGCCTCCCCTGGGGGATCCAGTTCCCGGGCGGCTCGTACGCGTCCTACACGTTCCCGGGAATGCCGATCCATCCGTCCCAGCTCTACCTCGCGCTCGGCGGGATCGGGCTCTTCGTCCTGCTTCTCCGCCTCGACCGGGCGGCTCGCTTCGACGGATGGCTCTTCTGGACGGCGGTGGCCGTGGACGCCGTGCTCCGATTCGGAATCGACTTCACGCGGTACTACGATCAGACTTCGTTCCTCGGGAAGGTGGGAGACCTCTCGTTCAACATCAATCAGATCCTGAGCGTGCTCCTCTTCCTCACCTCGATGATCATGCTGCGGGTCCTCTCCCGGCGCCCGCGCGAGACGGACGCCGCGAGCGGCCCGGAAGGCCCCGAAGTCTCCGGCGCTCCGGCGAGCGCTCCGGCGCCCGAGCTGAAGCCGACGCTCGATACACCCCCGACGCGCTGA
- the rodA gene encoding rod shape-determining protein RodA, which yields MIAPRITTDVDRPLFFTTVLLALIGIAFVFSATALPSSSAPEHGLYLKQLVWLGIALVGGTLAAAVPYRIFEGKTAWLLYGLATVSLVLTMFVGHEGLGAQRWLGWGPLKFQPSEIAKVALVLALATMLSGRRVTLTHLPTLGRALLVTGVPFLFVLKQPDLGTSLCFLVVLFTMLFWAGIPTLFLFLLLTPILNVALSFYFPAWALFALTLAFVLYKSRLRLAPMILVVAVNLAVGIATPQVWNHLEPYQRQRISTFLDPNADPYGAGYQIIQSKIAIGSGGVTGKGFLHGTQKGLEFLPEQHTDFIFSVVGEETGFLGAAFVTVLYMLLILRGVRVAQRARNRFGGLMAVGLTSIFLYHVLVNICMTVGLAPVTGLPLPLLSYGGTSLLTSFLQVGLIQNVAMRWREY from the coding sequence GTGATCGCGCCCCGCATCACGACGGACGTCGACCGGCCGCTCTTCTTCACGACCGTGCTCCTCGCGCTCATCGGGATCGCCTTCGTGTTCAGCGCGACCGCCCTCCCGTCCTCGTCCGCGCCCGAGCACGGGCTCTACCTGAAGCAGCTCGTCTGGCTCGGGATCGCGCTCGTCGGGGGCACGCTGGCCGCCGCCGTGCCGTACCGGATCTTCGAGGGGAAGACGGCGTGGCTCCTCTACGGCCTCGCGACGGTCTCCCTCGTGCTCACCATGTTCGTGGGGCACGAGGGACTGGGCGCCCAGCGATGGCTCGGCTGGGGGCCGCTCAAGTTCCAGCCCTCGGAGATCGCGAAGGTCGCGCTCGTGCTCGCGCTCGCGACGATGCTCTCCGGGCGCCGGGTCACGCTCACGCATCTTCCGACCCTCGGCAGGGCGCTCCTCGTGACGGGCGTGCCGTTTCTCTTCGTGCTGAAGCAGCCCGATCTCGGGACCTCGCTCTGCTTCCTCGTGGTCCTCTTCACGATGCTCTTCTGGGCGGGGATCCCGACCCTGTTCCTCTTCCTCCTCCTCACGCCGATCCTGAACGTGGCGCTCTCGTTCTACTTTCCCGCGTGGGCGCTATTCGCGCTCACGCTCGCGTTCGTGCTCTACAAGTCCAGGCTCCGGCTCGCGCCGATGATCCTGGTCGTGGCGGTGAACCTCGCGGTGGGGATCGCGACGCCGCAGGTGTGGAACCACCTCGAGCCCTATCAGCGCCAGCGCATCAGCACGTTCCTGGACCCGAACGCGGACCCCTACGGGGCCGGGTACCAGATCATCCAGTCCAAGATCGCGATCGGCTCCGGAGGCGTGACGGGGAAGGGCTTCCTGCACGGAACCCAGAAAGGGCTCGAGTTCCTGCCCGAGCAGCACACCGATTTCATCTTCTCGGTCGTGGGAGAGGAGACGGGATTCCTGGGGGCGGCGTTCGTGACCGTGCTCTACATGCTGCTGATCCTGCGCGGGGTCCGCGTCGCCCAGAGAGCCCGCAACCGGTTCGGGGGCCTCATGGCGGTTGGACTCACGTCGATCTTCCTGTACCATGTGCTCGTCAACATCTGCATGACCGTAGGGCTCGCGCCGGTCACGGGACTCCCCCTGCCTCTTCTGAGTTACGGCGGCACCTCGCTCTTGACGAGCTTCCTGCAGGTCGGCCTGATCCAGAACGTGGCCATGCGCTGGCGCGAGTACTGA